One window from the genome of Thermus sediminis encodes:
- a CDS encoding S-layer homology domain-containing protein translates to MKKRLVKLLAGLLTILSMGFGLAQFSDVPAGHWAQEAVEVLAARGIIIGFPDGTFRGNEGLTRYQAALIIYRLLQQIEEELRAAGEAPTLEALSPEDLEVLRNAVQELAAELAALGVRVSALEDSAATKEDIARLEALIEELRAQPMPEVEPGMDQAALQDLVDRVEAASIAADTALAQAQQLAEQLEALVQDVEGVKGDVAALTTRLEASEQAVQALNELAVLLNQDLLALQDRVTALEKALAEREEAPALDLEELATKEDVAAVQEFAAALRSDLVNLSERVSRLEGQVAELSKVQYSIKGSLTATYGTATNTGIDFDIDRLFPGNKVSSGSGQQDYGAGPPYRNRVAQRRGDFNQNFTEGSASLSFGVKVVQPGQQGVNVSEASVDLSATAFPGPTTVSVDGASVKGNVDGQPFSVVYSSSTSSFSFNDYLFANDQDNYPATDRQGFVATFSGTKLPLRPEVTVVVGQATDNSNATVPPNQRAFVSAPYFGIRTAFNPLEGFSLAVNYGANDGNRAALGFDASLALGPVKLSALWDSSRTWGSPLSDWFDSTLSDWAYYVKGDLALGPLSLSANYRAIDPEYENGVAGMSSNYHWFYFGVGGNGKAPFAANNKGFGVDAKVNLDLLGGLEVRAYYDDSTDYAGTPATQQVAYGVGATLKLFAGFALNPFYNSLTVGGNVQPGSTGLGAYGNYNAYFYNIPDSRYSTGFGVKLTHDAKAKDALIPGLAITLGYQLFDDGSGSYPFSDVLASASYQGKLAFLNLQPYVRYHSFSDALVGTGNTRPAAYIGYNGANTYSYTTFKFGIKAATDPLDIPLKPALEGVYAQRVTTDITQHNNSTGVNTALPDATERYYRLGLTFNEFLAPNVVAKVGYASYRGQNVVDPAGSFLTRGYGDFSLSAGTDRLFTYPGEVQFPWNLTTGAGTGSGGVDGIYLEVGYYGLTVAYLDAVLLDGTGNVQSYGRAFKISYTTNF, encoded by the coding sequence ATGAAGAAGAGGCTCGTCAAGCTACTGGCCGGGCTCTTGACCATCCTCTCCATGGGGTTTGGTCTAGCCCAATTCAGCGATGTTCCCGCGGGGCACTGGGCCCAGGAGGCTGTGGAGGTCCTGGCGGCCCGGGGGATCATCATCGGCTTCCCAGACGGCACCTTCCGGGGCAACGAGGGGCTCACCCGCTACCAGGCCGCTCTCATCATCTACCGCCTCCTCCAGCAGATCGAGGAGGAGCTGAGGGCCGCGGGCGAAGCCCCCACCCTGGAGGCCCTGTCCCCCGAGGACCTCGAGGTCCTGAGGAACGCCGTGCAGGAGCTGGCTGCCGAGCTCGCCGCCCTGGGCGTCCGGGTCTCCGCCCTGGAGGACAGCGCCGCCACCAAGGAGGACATCGCCCGCCTCGAGGCCCTGATCGAGGAGCTCCGGGCCCAGCCCATGCCCGAGGTGGAGCCCGGCATGGACCAGGCCGCCCTGCAGGACCTCGTGGACCGGGTGGAGGCCGCCTCCATCGCCGCGGACACCGCCTTGGCCCAGGCCCAACAGCTGGCTGAGCAGCTGGAGGCCCTGGTCCAGGACGTGGAGGGGGTGAAGGGGGACGTGGCCGCCCTCACCACCAGGCTGGAGGCCAGCGAGCAGGCTGTCCAGGCCCTGAACGAGCTCGCCGTCCTCCTCAACCAGGACCTCCTCGCCCTTCAGGACCGGGTGACCGCCTTAGAGAAGGCCCTGGCTGAGCGGGAGGAGGCCCCCGCGTTGGACCTGGAGGAGCTGGCCACCAAGGAGGACGTGGCCGCCGTCCAGGAGTTCGCCGCCGCCCTGCGCTCCGACCTGGTGAACCTCTCCGAGAGGGTCTCCCGGCTGGAGGGCCAGGTGGCCGAGCTCTCCAAGGTGCAGTACTCCATCAAGGGCTCCCTCACCGCCACCTACGGCACGGCCACCAATACCGGCATCGACTTTGACATCGACCGCCTCTTCCCCGGGAACAAGGTCTCCTCGGGCTCCGGGCAGCAGGACTACGGTGCGGGTCCGCCCTACCGCAACCGGGTGGCCCAGCGGCGCGGCGACTTCAACCAGAACTTCACCGAGGGCTCGGCTAGCCTGAGCTTCGGGGTCAAGGTGGTCCAGCCCGGCCAGCAAGGTGTGAACGTTTCCGAAGCCAGTGTAGACCTGAGCGCCACCGCTTTCCCCGGGCCCACCACGGTCAGCGTGGATGGGGCCTCCGTGAAGGGTAATGTGGACGGCCAGCCCTTCAGCGTCGTCTACAGCTCCAGCACCAGCTCCTTCAGCTTCAACGACTACCTCTTCGCCAACGACCAGGACAACTACCCCGCCACCGACCGCCAGGGCTTCGTGGCCACCTTCTCTGGTACCAAGCTTCCCCTGAGACCCGAGGTCACTGTGGTGGTGGGCCAGGCCACGGACAACAGTAACGCCACGGTTCCTCCCAATCAGCGGGCCTTCGTCAGCGCCCCCTACTTCGGCATTCGCACCGCCTTCAACCCTCTGGAAGGCTTCTCCTTGGCGGTCAATTACGGGGCCAACGACGGCAACCGTGCTGCCCTTGGCTTTGACGCCAGCCTGGCCTTGGGCCCGGTCAAGCTCAGCGCCCTTTGGGACTCCTCCCGGACCTGGGGGAGCCCCCTCAGCGACTGGTTTGACTCTACCCTCTCTGACTGGGCCTACTATGTGAAGGGCGATCTGGCCCTCGGCCCCCTCTCCCTCTCCGCCAACTACCGGGCCATTGATCCTGAGTACGAGAACGGCGTGGCCGGGATGTCCTCTAACTACCACTGGTTCTACTTCGGCGTCGGCGGCAACGGCAAAGCCCCCTTTGCTGCCAACAACAAGGGTTTTGGCGTGGACGCCAAGGTCAACCTGGATCTACTCGGTGGATTGGAGGTTCGGGCCTACTACGACGATTCCACTGACTATGCCGGTACCCCTGCCACTCAGCAGGTGGCCTACGGCGTGGGGGCCACCCTCAAGCTCTTCGCCGGCTTCGCCCTGAACCCCTTCTACAACAGCCTGACCGTGGGCGGGAATGTACAGCCCGGAAGCACTGGTCTGGGGGCCTACGGCAACTACAATGCCTACTTCTACAACATCCCCGACAGCCGCTACTCCACCGGCTTCGGCGTCAAGCTCACCCACGACGCCAAGGCCAAGGACGCACTCATCCCCGGCCTCGCCATCACCCTGGGCTACCAGCTCTTTGACGACGGCTCGGGCAGCTACCCCTTCAGCGATGTCCTGGCCAGCGCCTCCTACCAGGGCAAGCTGGCCTTCCTCAACCTCCAGCCCTACGTGCGCTACCACAGCTTCAGCGACGCGCTCGTGGGTACGGGCAATACCCGTCCTGCCGCCTATATCGGCTATAACGGTGCCAACACCTACAGCTACACCACCTTTAAGTTCGGCATCAAGGCGGCTACCGATCCCTTGGACATCCCCCTGAAGCCCGCCCTGGAGGGGGTCTACGCCCAGCGGGTCACCACGGACATCACCCAGCACAACAACAGTACAGGTGTTAACACGGCACTGCCCGATGCCACCGAGCGCTACTACCGCCTTGGCCTCACCTTCAACGAGTTCCTGGCCCCCAATGTGGTGGCCAAGGTCGGCTACGCCTCCTACCGCGGCCAGAACGTGGTGGACCCCGCCGGTAGCTTCCTGACCCGCGGCTACGGGGACTTCTCCCTGAGCGCCGGCACCGACCGTCTCTTCACTTACCCGGGTGAGGTCCAATTCCCCTGGAACCTGACCACTGGGGCTGGCACTGGATCTGGCGGTGTGGACGGCATCTACCTGGAGGTCGGCTACTACGGTCTCACCGTGGCCTACCTGGACGCTGTGCTTCTGGACGGTACCGGTAACGTACAGTCCTACGGCCGGGCCTTCAAGATTAGCTACACCACCAACTTCTAA
- a CDS encoding HD domain-containing phosphohydrolase — MTEALELKRLEALTQAFRLLSPLTHREEVYRKTVQFLKENTRAVSVLLWLYRREGDQLELVAAAGLSASRVGFRLPRGQGVSWEVLEKGEALFLPEVSRDPRAVFLSGKRQAGAYLGVPLRSPEGEVLGVLSLDTAGGVGEILPEERFLAQALAEAAGMVLSRMEALEKARLEAERHKALLELSLSLEASREPLAMPQEALETLLRLTPYHGGALYLFQEGVVRPAVLAGRYPPDFPRLYEAHPVRFGEGLLGHPRLWEGPVYVEDYARFPGALRPYAQKGLRSVLLVPLKPEGRRYGILALGSFVETIPYRKEDEEALRMVAKRLEEVLERLYHLEALHRTREAALKALSRVLEYRDLETQGHTERVAELSLRLGQALGFPDLEGLRLGAYFHDLGKLALPDEVLRKPAALSTGEWRLVKTHPEVGLEILKSLPFLPKTTLNVVLYHHERWDGSGYPKGLKGEEIPLEARIFAVVDVWDALLSPRPYKEAWPKEKAREELLAQAGKTLDPRVVQVFLEMV; from the coding sequence ATGACGGAGGCCCTGGAGCTGAAGCGCCTCGAGGCCCTGACCCAGGCCTTCCGCCTCCTCTCGCCTCTGACGCACAGGGAAGAGGTCTACAGGAAAACTGTCCAGTTTCTCAAGGAGAACACTCGGGCGGTTTCCGTCCTCCTTTGGCTTTACCGGCGGGAAGGGGACCAGCTGGAGCTGGTGGCGGCGGCGGGGCTTTCCGCCTCCCGGGTGGGGTTTCGCCTCCCCCGGGGTCAGGGGGTTTCCTGGGAGGTCCTGGAAAAGGGGGAGGCCCTCTTCCTCCCCGAGGTTTCCCGGGACCCCAGGGCGGTCTTCCTCTCGGGGAAGCGGCAGGCCGGGGCCTACCTGGGGGTGCCCCTGAGGAGCCCGGAAGGGGAGGTCCTGGGGGTGCTCTCCCTAGACACCGCCGGGGGTGTGGGGGAGATCCTCCCCGAGGAGCGCTTCCTAGCCCAGGCCTTGGCGGAGGCGGCGGGGATGGTCCTCTCCCGCATGGAGGCCCTGGAAAAGGCCCGCCTCGAGGCGGAGCGCCATAAGGCCCTCCTGGAGCTTTCCCTTTCCCTGGAGGCCTCTCGGGAGCCCCTAGCCATGCCCCAGGAGGCCCTGGAGACCCTCCTCCGCCTCACTCCCTACCACGGGGGAGCCCTCTACCTTTTCCAGGAGGGGGTGGTCCGCCCTGCGGTCCTGGCGGGCCGCTACCCCCCGGACTTTCCCCGCCTCTACGAGGCCCACCCCGTCCGCTTCGGGGAGGGGCTCCTGGGCCACCCCAGGCTCTGGGAGGGGCCGGTCTACGTGGAGGACTACGCCCGCTTCCCTGGGGCCCTAAGGCCTTACGCCCAGAAGGGCCTCCGCTCCGTCCTCCTGGTCCCGCTCAAGCCCGAGGGGCGGCGCTACGGGATCCTGGCCCTGGGAAGCTTCGTGGAGACCATCCCCTACCGCAAGGAGGACGAGGAGGCCTTGCGCATGGTGGCCAAGCGGCTGGAGGAGGTCCTGGAGCGCCTTTACCACCTGGAAGCCCTCCACCGCACCCGGGAGGCCGCCCTAAAGGCCCTCTCCCGGGTCCTGGAGTACCGGGACCTGGAGACCCAGGGGCACACGGAGCGGGTGGCCGAGCTCTCCTTGCGCCTGGGGCAGGCCCTGGGGTTCCCCGACCTCGAGGGCCTCCGCCTGGGGGCCTACTTCCACGACCTGGGCAAGCTGGCCCTCCCCGACGAGGTCTTGAGGAAGCCCGCCGCCCTCTCCACGGGGGAGTGGCGCCTGGTGAAGACCCATCCCGAGGTGGGCCTGGAGATTCTAAAAAGCCTCCCCTTCCTCCCCAAGACCACCCTCAACGTGGTGCTCTACCACCACGAGCGCTGGGACGGCTCCGGCTACCCCAAGGGGCTCAAGGGGGAGGAGATCCCCCTCGAGGCCCGCATCTTCGCCGTGGTGGACGTGTGGGACGCCCTTCTTTCCCCAAGGCCCTACAAGGAGGCCTGGCCCAAGGAGAAGGCTAGGGAAGAGCTTTTGGCCCAAGCGGGGAAGACCCTGGACCCGAGGGTGGTCCAGGTCTTCCTGGAGATGGTTTAA
- a CDS encoding DUF4127 family protein, translating into MRLPLFLFPFLALALGQTLYLPLDDRPPNLGPCTWGLALCPPRAAYRGPEGADLGALRAWLLATPGRRLVASLDALAYGGLLQSRHLPLAPEDALARLGPILSWKVRYGGEVHLFGVVPRWDATRRERNLRVLEALASWSELPGIYLEAVWDDAIRDSPAPREAAALPYPSRPGADEAGQVLLLRAQRPGLRVAVVYETPALAQQVTPYEGLPLEETVARLLSSAAARPVALEEGPDLVLYVYAGRNPRQAVLDLLRLMPRHPVALADVSRVNRGDPRLVAYLQGLGLYGRLLAYAAWGTPGNNLGSALAQGGLFLGDGEGRLSRLGEAYFHYWWGEVGRPWVRARFSEPLPEAAQEVAALWPRVALDGRRMVLLGVEYPWRRSFEAWPEWDLVPLPGTEQLE; encoded by the coding sequence TTGAGGCTGCCCCTCTTTCTCTTCCCCTTCCTGGCCCTAGCCCTGGGCCAGACCCTTTACCTGCCCCTGGACGACCGCCCCCCGAACCTCGGGCCCTGCACCTGGGGGCTTGCCCTCTGCCCCCCCAGGGCGGCCTACCGGGGGCCCGAGGGGGCGGATCTGGGGGCGCTTCGGGCCTGGCTCCTCGCCACCCCCGGGAGGAGGCTCGTGGCTAGCCTGGACGCCCTGGCCTACGGAGGGCTTCTCCAAAGCCGCCACCTCCCCCTTGCCCCGGAGGACGCCCTGGCGAGGCTGGGCCCCATCCTTTCCTGGAAGGTCCGCTACGGGGGAGAGGTCCACCTCTTCGGCGTGGTCCCCCGTTGGGACGCCACCAGGCGGGAACGGAACCTAAGGGTCTTGGAGGCCCTCGCCTCCTGGTCGGAGCTTCCTGGGATCTATCTGGAGGCCGTCTGGGACGATGCCATTCGGGACTCACCCGCGCCTCGGGAGGCTGCCGCCCTCCCCTACCCCTCCCGCCCCGGGGCCGATGAGGCGGGGCAAGTTTTGCTCCTGAGGGCCCAAAGGCCTGGGCTAAGGGTGGCCGTGGTCTACGAGACCCCCGCTCTGGCCCAGCAGGTGACCCCTTACGAGGGCCTTCCCCTGGAGGAGACGGTGGCCCGCCTTTTAAGCAGCGCCGCCGCCAGGCCCGTGGCCCTGGAAGAGGGGCCGGACCTGGTCCTCTACGTTTACGCCGGAAGGAACCCCCGTCAGGCCGTCCTGGACCTTCTCCGTCTGATGCCCCGCCACCCCGTGGCCCTGGCCGACGTTTCCCGGGTGAACCGGGGGGACCCGAGGCTCGTGGCCTACCTCCAGGGCCTGGGCCTCTACGGGCGCCTTTTGGCCTACGCCGCCTGGGGCACCCCCGGCAACAACCTGGGGAGCGCCCTGGCCCAGGGGGGGCTTTTCCTTGGGGACGGGGAGGGAAGGCTTTCCCGTCTGGGGGAGGCCTACTTCCACTACTGGTGGGGAGAGGTGGGGAGGCCCTGGGTGCGGGCCCGTTTCTCCGAGCCCCTCCCCGAGGCGGCCCAGGAGGTGGCTGCCCTTTGGCCCCGCGTGGCCCTGGACGGGAGGCGGATGGTCCTCTTGGGGGTGGAGTATCCTTGGAGGCGGTCTTTTGAGGCCTGGCCGGAATGGGACCTCGTCCCCCTTCCGGGGACCGAGCAGCTAGAATAG
- the trxB gene encoding thioredoxin-disulfide reductase, which translates to MEFNLAGLATGSLREEEYDVVVIGGGPAGLTAGIYAGRGGLKTVIVEKGLPGGQIAQTEEVENYPGFPEGISGPELASRMVQQAERFGARIVMDEVLGVEKVEGGFLVRGFERSYPAKAVIIATGANPKKLGVPGEERFYGRGVSTCATCDGYFYRDKEVVVVGGGDAAVEEGLFLTKFVRKVTLVHRRDELRANKLAQARAFQNPRMHFLFSHVVTEILGEEAVTGVRLKNLKTGEEYVYPTDGVFVFIGHEPNTAFLKGVVELRPDGYIAVQDEVFTSVPGIFAAGDVADPIYRQLTTSVGAGTRAAMVAEKYLAEKGEAVKG; encoded by the coding sequence ATGGAGTTCAACTTGGCGGGACTGGCAACGGGCAGCCTTCGGGAGGAGGAGTACGATGTGGTCGTCATCGGAGGGGGTCCTGCGGGCCTCACCGCGGGGATTTACGCCGGCCGGGGCGGCCTGAAGACGGTGATCGTGGAAAAGGGCCTCCCCGGGGGACAGATCGCCCAGACGGAGGAGGTGGAGAACTATCCGGGCTTCCCCGAGGGCATCTCCGGCCCGGAGCTGGCAAGCCGCATGGTCCAGCAGGCGGAGCGGTTCGGCGCCCGCATCGTCATGGACGAGGTGTTGGGGGTGGAAAAGGTAGAGGGGGGCTTCCTGGTGCGGGGCTTTGAGCGGAGCTACCCCGCCAAAGCGGTCATCATCGCCACCGGGGCTAACCCCAAGAAGCTCGGGGTCCCGGGGGAGGAAAGGTTCTATGGCCGCGGGGTCTCCACCTGCGCCACCTGCGACGGCTACTTTTACCGGGACAAGGAGGTGGTGGTGGTGGGCGGGGGGGACGCCGCGGTGGAGGAGGGGCTTTTCCTCACCAAGTTTGTCCGCAAGGTGACCCTGGTCCACCGCCGGGACGAGCTCAGGGCCAACAAGCTGGCCCAGGCCCGGGCCTTCCAGAACCCCAGGATGCACTTCCTCTTCTCCCACGTGGTCACGGAGATCCTGGGGGAGGAGGCGGTGACGGGGGTGCGCCTCAAGAACCTGAAGACCGGGGAGGAGTACGTCTACCCCACGGACGGGGTCTTCGTCTTCATCGGCCACGAGCCCAACACCGCCTTCCTCAAAGGGGTGGTGGAGCTTAGGCCCGACGGCTACATCGCCGTGCAGGACGAGGTCTTCACCTCCGTTCCCGGCATCTTCGCCGCGGGGGACGTGGCCGACCCCATCTACCGCCAGCTCACCACCAGCGTGGGGGCGGGGACCCGGGCGGCCATGGTGGCGGAGAAGTACCTAGCGGAGAAAGGGGAAGCGGTCAAGGGTTGA
- the uvrB gene encoding excinuclease ABC subunit UvrB — MSFRYRGPSPKGDQPRAIGELVEALRDGERYVTLLGATGTGKTVTMAKVIEALGRPALVLAPNKILAAQLAAEFRELFPENAVEYFISYYDYYQPEAYVPGKDLYIEKDASINPEIERLRHSTTRSLLTRRDVVVVASVSAIYGLGDPREYRARNLVVERGMRYPREALLERLLELGYERNEIDLSPGRFRARGEVLEIFPAYETEPIRVELWGDEVERVLQVHPITGERLRELPGFVLFPATHYLSPEGLEEILKEIEKELWERVRYFEERGEVLYAARLKERTLYDLEMLRVMGTCPGVENYARYFTGKAPGEPPYTLLDYFPEDFLVFLDESHVTVPQLQGMYRGDYARKKTLVDYGFRLPSALDNRPLRFEEFLERVSQVVFVSATPGPFELEHSGRIVEQIIRPTGLLDPLVKVKPTENQILDLMEGIRERAKRGERTLVTVLTVRMAEELTSFLVEHGIRARYLHHELDAFERQALVRDLRLGHFDCLVGINLLREGLDLPEVSLVAILDADKTGFLRSERSLIQTIGRAARNERGEVWLYADQVSEAMERAIRETNRRRALQEAYNLEHGIVPKTVEKGVRAVIRPEGYEAPLAEEALEGEDLKARLAELELAMWQAAEALDFERAARLRDEIRALEARLQGLKPPEPIPGRRRRRRR; from the coding sequence ATGAGCTTCCGCTACCGGGGCCCAAGCCCCAAGGGGGACCAGCCCAGGGCTATAGGGGAGCTAGTGGAGGCCTTGAGGGACGGGGAGCGCTACGTCACCCTCCTCGGGGCCACGGGCACAGGGAAGACGGTGACCATGGCCAAGGTCATAGAGGCCCTGGGGAGGCCCGCCTTGGTTCTCGCCCCCAACAAGATCCTGGCGGCCCAGCTGGCGGCGGAGTTTAGGGAGCTTTTCCCGGAAAACGCCGTGGAGTACTTCATCAGCTACTACGACTACTACCAGCCCGAGGCCTACGTACCGGGGAAGGACCTCTACATAGAGAAGGACGCCAGCATCAACCCGGAGATTGAGCGCCTCCGCCACTCCACCACCCGTAGCCTCCTCACCCGCAGGGACGTGGTCGTGGTGGCCTCGGTCTCCGCCATCTATGGCCTCGGGGACCCTAGGGAGTATAGGGCTCGGAACCTGGTGGTGGAACGGGGCATGCGCTACCCAAGGGAGGCCCTCCTGGAGAGGCTTCTGGAACTGGGCTACGAGCGGAACGAGATAGACCTCTCCCCAGGCCGCTTCCGGGCCAGGGGGGAGGTCCTGGAGATCTTCCCCGCCTACGAGACCGAGCCCATCCGGGTGGAGCTATGGGGGGACGAGGTGGAGCGGGTCCTCCAGGTCCACCCCATCACCGGGGAGCGCCTCAGGGAGCTTCCCGGCTTCGTCCTCTTCCCCGCCACCCACTACCTCTCCCCGGAAGGGCTGGAGGAGATCCTCAAGGAGATCGAGAAGGAGCTCTGGGAGAGGGTCCGCTACTTTGAGGAGAGGGGAGAGGTCCTCTACGCAGCCCGCCTCAAGGAGCGCACCCTCTACGACCTGGAGATGCTCCGGGTCATGGGCACCTGCCCCGGGGTGGAGAACTACGCCCGCTACTTCACGGGCAAGGCCCCGGGGGAGCCCCCCTACACCCTTCTTGACTACTTCCCGGAAGACTTTCTGGTCTTCCTGGACGAGTCCCACGTGACCGTGCCCCAGCTCCAGGGGATGTACCGGGGGGACTATGCCCGGAAGAAGACCCTGGTGGACTATGGCTTCCGCCTCCCCTCGGCCTTGGACAACCGCCCCCTTCGCTTTGAGGAGTTTCTGGAGCGGGTTTCCCAGGTGGTCTTCGTCTCCGCCACCCCGGGGCCCTTTGAGCTAGAACACTCGGGCCGGATCGTGGAGCAGATCATCCGGCCCACGGGCCTCCTGGACCCCCTGGTCAAGGTGAAGCCCACGGAGAACCAGATCCTGGACCTCATGGAGGGGATAAGGGAGAGGGCCAAGCGGGGGGAGCGGACCCTGGTCACCGTCCTCACCGTGCGCATGGCGGAGGAGCTCACGAGCTTCCTGGTGGAGCACGGCATCCGGGCCCGCTACCTCCACCACGAATTGGACGCCTTTGAGCGCCAGGCCCTGGTCCGGGACCTGAGGCTTGGCCACTTTGACTGCCTGGTGGGCATCAACCTCCTCCGCGAGGGCCTGGACCTCCCCGAGGTCTCCCTGGTGGCCATCCTGGACGCGGACAAGACGGGCTTCCTAAGGAGCGAAAGGAGCCTCATCCAGACCATAGGCCGGGCGGCCCGGAACGAGAGGGGCGAGGTCTGGCTCTACGCGGACCAGGTCTCCGAGGCCATGGAGCGGGCCATCCGGGAGACGAACCGGAGAAGGGCCCTCCAGGAGGCCTACAACCTTGAGCACGGCATCGTGCCCAAGACGGTGGAGAAGGGGGTCAGGGCGGTGATCCGCCCCGAGGGGTACGAGGCCCCCCTGGCCGAGGAGGCCCTGGAGGGCGAGGACCTGAAGGCGCGCCTGGCGGAGCTGGAGCTCGCCATGTGGCAGGCGGCGGAGGCGCTGGACTTTGAGCGGGCGGCGAGGCTTCGGGACGAGATCCGGGCCCTCGAGGCCCGCCTCCAGGGCCTGAAGCCCCCGGAACCCATTCCGGGGAGGAGGAGGCGGAGGAGGCGCTAG
- the glmS gene encoding glutamine--fructose-6-phosphate transaminase (isomerizing), which translates to MCGIVGYIGFRNAADVLLDGLRRLEYRGYDSAGVAVKTAEGLKVVKRSGRLSALEAALEEAGLQGSLGIGHTRWATHGAPTDPNAHPHATEDGRIAVIHNGIVENYLELKEALKARGHRFLSETDSEVLAHLLEEKYQGDLFEALKEALKGVRGAYAVVAVHGDREEMVAARTVTPLVIGLGEGENFLASDVPALLPYTRKVIFLHDGDLARITREGVEITDLEGNPLAREAVEVDWSLEAAEKGGFPHYMLKEIYEQPWVLENTLGGRLLEEEGDVDLGLSLDPTEVERVHMVACGTAAYAGLYGKYLLEGLARIPVEWDVASEYRYRDPVVDGKTLAVAISQSGETIDTLEGLREARRRGARTLGVVNAKGSSLTREVEAVLYIHAGPEIGVASTKAYMAMLAAMALLALRFGRARGTLGKEEAQTLIRELKKLPRLVEEVLEKRPLIAHIAEKYHQAQDFLFLGRHVQVPTAYEGALKLKEISYIHAEAYPAGEMKHGPIALIDEHLPVVVLATQGPLYEKTLSNIQEVRARGGKVIAIATEGDEEIGKLAQDVIYVPQVHPLLSPLVSVVPLQLLAYEVAVLLGRDVDQPRNLAKSVTVE; encoded by the coding sequence ATGTGCGGTATTGTGGGCTACATCGGTTTTCGGAACGCGGCGGACGTCCTCCTGGATGGCCTTAGGCGGCTGGAGTACCGGGGGTACGACTCCGCCGGGGTGGCGGTTAAGACGGCGGAGGGCCTGAAGGTGGTGAAGCGCTCCGGGAGGCTCTCCGCCCTCGAGGCCGCCCTCGAAGAGGCAGGGCTTCAAGGCTCCTTGGGCATCGGCCACACCCGCTGGGCCACCCACGGGGCCCCCACGGACCCCAACGCCCACCCCCACGCCACGGAGGACGGGCGGATCGCGGTGATCCACAACGGCATCGTTGAGAACTACCTGGAGCTCAAGGAGGCCCTAAAGGCCCGGGGGCACCGCTTCCTTTCGGAGACGGACAGCGAGGTCCTGGCCCACCTCCTGGAGGAGAAGTACCAGGGGGACCTCTTTGAGGCCCTGAAGGAGGCCCTGAAGGGGGTGCGGGGGGCCTACGCCGTGGTGGCCGTACACGGGGACCGGGAGGAGATGGTGGCCGCCAGGACGGTGACCCCCCTGGTGATCGGCTTAGGCGAGGGGGAGAACTTCCTCGCTTCGGACGTGCCCGCCCTCCTCCCCTACACCCGCAAGGTCATCTTCCTCCACGACGGGGACCTAGCCCGGATCACCCGGGAGGGCGTGGAGATCACGGACCTGGAGGGGAATCCCCTGGCCCGGGAAGCGGTGGAGGTGGACTGGAGCCTGGAGGCGGCGGAGAAGGGGGGCTTCCCCCACTACATGCTGAAGGAGATCTACGAACAGCCCTGGGTCCTGGAAAACACCCTGGGGGGGAGGCTTTTGGAGGAGGAAGGGGACGTGGACCTGGGCCTCTCCCTGGACCCCACGGAGGTGGAACGGGTCCACATGGTGGCCTGTGGGACCGCGGCCTACGCCGGGCTCTACGGAAAGTACCTCCTCGAGGGCCTGGCCCGCATCCCCGTGGAGTGGGACGTGGCCAGCGAGTACCGCTACCGGGACCCGGTGGTGGACGGGAAGACCCTGGCCGTCGCCATCAGCCAGTCCGGGGAGACCATTGACACCCTGGAGGGCCTCCGGGAGGCCAGGCGCAGGGGGGCCAGGACCCTTGGGGTGGTGAACGCCAAGGGGAGTAGCCTCACCCGGGAAGTGGAGGCGGTCCTCTACATCCATGCGGGGCCGGAGATCGGCGTGGCCTCCACCAAGGCCTACATGGCCATGCTGGCGGCCATGGCCCTCCTGGCCCTCCGCTTCGGCCGGGCCCGGGGCACCTTGGGGAAAGAGGAGGCCCAGACCCTGATCCGGGAACTCAAAAAGCTTCCCCGCCTGGTGGAGGAGGTCCTGGAGAAGAGGCCCCTCATCGCCCACATCGCCGAGAAGTACCACCAGGCCCAGGACTTCCTCTTCTTGGGAAGGCACGTGCAGGTGCCCACCGCCTACGAGGGGGCCTTGAAGCTCAAGGAGATCAGCTACATTCACGCGGAAGCCTACCCCGCCGGGGAGATGAAGCATGGCCCCATCGCCCTCATTGACGAGCACCTCCCCGTGGTGGTCCTGGCCACCCAGGGCCCCCTTTACGAGAAGACCCTCTCCAACATCCAGGAGGTGCGGGCCCGGGGCGGGAAGGTGATCGCCATCGCCACCGAGGGGGACGAGGAGATAGGGAAGCTGGCCCAGGACGTGATCTACGTGCCCCAGGTCCACCCCCTCCTCTCCCCCTTGGTGAGCGTGGTGCCCCTGCAGCTTTTGGCCTACGAGGTGGCGGTCCTCCTGGGGCGGGACGTGGACCAGCCCCGGAACCTGGCCAAGAGCGTCACCGTGGAGTAG